Proteins encoded by one window of Salvia splendens isolate huo1 chromosome 5, SspV2, whole genome shotgun sequence:
- the LOC121804784 gene encoding uncharacterized protein LOC121804784, translating to MDQNASIEEGEGRNGLELVRSVSEKHLELLRPSARYYSIFKGQPTDAAEREKGKYTLIKDEEDSQLGLYDKPLPCFGCGIGWFSFLVGFLCPLTWYYATILYFGNYYRKDPRERAGLAASAIAAMGFSVIFLIVVLILLF from the exons ATGCTTCTATTGAGGAGGGAGAGGGTAGAAATGGCCTTGAACTGGTCAGATCGGTTTCAGAAAAGCATCTTGAACTTTTGAGGCCTTCTGCTcgatattattccatatttaaaG GGCAACCAACGGATGCTGCAGAGCGGGAAAAAGGTAAATATACCCTGATTAAAGATGAAGAAGACTCTCAACTGGGATTGTATGACAAACCTCTTCCTTGCTTTGGATGTGGAATAGGATGGTTCTC TTTTCTTGTGGGTTTCTTGTGCCCTCTGACATGGTATTATGCAACAATTTTGTACTTTGGGAATTACTACCGCAAGGATCCTAGGGAACGAGCTGGGCTCGCTGCTTCTGCAATCGCT GCTATGGGATTCTCCGTTATATTTTTAATCGTAGTATTGATTCTGCTTTTCTAG
- the LOC121804772 gene encoding UBP1-associated proteins 1C-like isoform X1, with amino-acid sequence MVWFQCEDCGDNLKKPKLPTHFRQCSAFKLSCIDCGQVFGQHDVESHTQCITEAEKYGPKGQGNAGNGMNTKPKKDAKQRPEVDINVGLSERPPWFCSLCNTKATSKQALLLHADGKKHRAKARGFHAKQQGNETVETIVSSENNVTNNVSVNKEISGYLNSSVVDPPCDGSGVENNSLESNKKRKLEASENWWMPLSYNKELLIARVYCSFSTLSLCNTKATSKQALLLHADGKKHRAKARGFHAKQQGNETVETIVSSENNVTNNVSVNKEISGYLNSSVVDPPCDGSGVENNSLESNKKRKLEASENGDANHKTGVDVSAELGNGKVIQVQGLEIEVTKSSKKAKLSAKEEHGKLDSAAEKDASKNIKWKKLIVSALKSNPDGAMKLKKLKKFVVKSLKESGCVEDKNQATEMIEQKIESSSRFVVDGKYVRLASTS; translated from the exons ATGGTCTGGTTCCAGTGCGAGGATTGCGGCGACAACCTTAAGAAACCCAAGCTTCCTACTCACTTCAGGCAATGCTCTGCTTTCAAG CTATCATGTATCGATTGTGGACAAGTATTTGGCCAGCATGACGTTGAAAGCCACACTCAATGCATTACCGAAGCG GAAAAATATGGTCCAAAGGGTCAAGGAAATGCAGGGAATGGGATGAATACTAAGCCCAAAAAAGATGCAAAGCAGAGACCAGAGGTTGACATAAATGTGGGATTATCTGAACGCCCTCCATGGTTCTGTAG CCTTTGTAACACCAAGGCTACAAGTAAGCAAGCTTTGCTTCTCCACGCAGACGGGAAAAAACACAGAGCAAAAGCAAGAGGGTTCCATGCAAAACAGCAGGGGAATGAGACCGTAGAAACTATTGTCTCTTCTGAAAACAATGTAACAAATAATGTTTCTGTAAATAAAGAAATCAGTGGATATCTAAATTCATCTGTAGTTGATCCCCCATGTGACGGATCTGGAGTGGAGAATAATTCTTTGGAATCAAACAAGAAACGGAAACTCGAGGCATCTGAAAATTGGTG GATGCCCCTAAGTTATAATAAAGAACTGCTTATTGCTCGTGTTTATTGTTCTTTTAGTACTTTAAG CCTTTGTAACACCAAGGCTACAAGTAAGCAAGCTTTGCTTCTCCACGCAGACGGGAAAAAACACAGAGCAAAAGCAAGAGGGTTCCATGCAAAACAGCAGGGGAATGAGACCGTAGAAACTATTGTCTCTTCTGAAAACAATGTAACAAATAATGTTTCTGTAAATAAAGAAATCAGTGGATATCTAAATTCATCTGTAGTTGATCCCCCATGTGACGGATCTGGAGTGGAGAATAATTCTTTGGAATCAAACAAGAAACGGAAACTCGAGGCATCTGAAAATGGTGATGCTAACCACAAGACTGGAGTTGATGTTTCTGCAGAACTAGGGAATGGTAAGGTTATTCAAGTCCAAGGACTAGAAATAGAGGTAACAAAAAGCTCGAAGAAGGCCAAACTCAGTGCAAAAGAGGAACACGGTAAACTGGATTCAGCTGCAGAAAAGGATGCGAGCAAGAACATTAAGTGGAAAAAGCTTATTGTTTCAGCACTGAAATCT AATCCAGATGGTGCAATGAAACTTAAGAAGCTTAAGAAATTTGTTGTGAAATCTTTAAAGGAGTCTGGCTGTGTGGAAGACAAAAACCAAGCAACTGAGATGATTGAGCAAAAG ATCGAATCAAGCTCAAGATTTGTTGTGGATGGAAAATATGTTCGCCTAGCCTCAACCAGCTGA
- the LOC121804772 gene encoding UBP1-associated proteins 1C-like isoform X2: MVWFQCEDCGDNLKKPKLPTHFRQCSAFKLSCIDCGQVFGQHDVESHTQCITEAEKYGPKGQGNAGNGMNTKPKKDAKQRPEVDINVGLSERPPWFCSLCNTKATSKQALLLHADGKKHRAKARGFHAKQQGNETVETIVSSENNVTNNVSVNKEISGYLNSSVVDPPCDGSGVENNSLESNKKRKLEASENWCLCNTKATSKQALLLHADGKKHRAKARGFHAKQQGNETVETIVSSENNVTNNVSVNKEISGYLNSSVVDPPCDGSGVENNSLESNKKRKLEASENGDANHKTGVDVSAELGNGKVIQVQGLEIEVTKSSKKAKLSAKEEHGKLDSAAEKDASKNIKWKKLIVSALKSNPDGAMKLKKLKKFVVKSLKESGCVEDKNQATEMIEQKIESSSRFVVDGKYVRLASTS; encoded by the exons ATGGTCTGGTTCCAGTGCGAGGATTGCGGCGACAACCTTAAGAAACCCAAGCTTCCTACTCACTTCAGGCAATGCTCTGCTTTCAAG CTATCATGTATCGATTGTGGACAAGTATTTGGCCAGCATGACGTTGAAAGCCACACTCAATGCATTACCGAAGCG GAAAAATATGGTCCAAAGGGTCAAGGAAATGCAGGGAATGGGATGAATACTAAGCCCAAAAAAGATGCAAAGCAGAGACCAGAGGTTGACATAAATGTGGGATTATCTGAACGCCCTCCATGGTTCTGTAG CCTTTGTAACACCAAGGCTACAAGTAAGCAAGCTTTGCTTCTCCACGCAGACGGGAAAAAACACAGAGCAAAAGCAAGAGGGTTCCATGCAAAACAGCAGGGGAATGAGACCGTAGAAACTATTGTCTCTTCTGAAAACAATGTAACAAATAATGTTTCTGTAAATAAAGAAATCAGTGGATATCTAAATTCATCTGTAGTTGATCCCCCATGTGACGGATCTGGAGTGGAGAATAATTCTTTGGAATCAAACAAGAAACGGAAACTCGAGGCATCTGAAAATTGGTG CCTTTGTAACACCAAGGCTACAAGTAAGCAAGCTTTGCTTCTCCACGCAGACGGGAAAAAACACAGAGCAAAAGCAAGAGGGTTCCATGCAAAACAGCAGGGGAATGAGACCGTAGAAACTATTGTCTCTTCTGAAAACAATGTAACAAATAATGTTTCTGTAAATAAAGAAATCAGTGGATATCTAAATTCATCTGTAGTTGATCCCCCATGTGACGGATCTGGAGTGGAGAATAATTCTTTGGAATCAAACAAGAAACGGAAACTCGAGGCATCTGAAAATGGTGATGCTAACCACAAGACTGGAGTTGATGTTTCTGCAGAACTAGGGAATGGTAAGGTTATTCAAGTCCAAGGACTAGAAATAGAGGTAACAAAAAGCTCGAAGAAGGCCAAACTCAGTGCAAAAGAGGAACACGGTAAACTGGATTCAGCTGCAGAAAAGGATGCGAGCAAGAACATTAAGTGGAAAAAGCTTATTGTTTCAGCACTGAAATCT AATCCAGATGGTGCAATGAAACTTAAGAAGCTTAAGAAATTTGTTGTGAAATCTTTAAAGGAGTCTGGCTGTGTGGAAGACAAAAACCAAGCAACTGAGATGATTGAGCAAAAG ATCGAATCAAGCTCAAGATTTGTTGTGGATGGAAAATATGTTCGCCTAGCCTCAACCAGCTGA
- the LOC121803867 gene encoding uncharacterized protein LOC121803867, translating to MSSSFNFEAFNLLEDNEWEEKIVEQNQQFDQLIEDIAIWPTTLPSPPATQTARAKRRYIERKREEGHDTIFEQYFAKDPIYPPDFFRTRYRMRKPLFEKIMNKLIDTDNFLVQKRDATGRLGMSAIQKCTAAMRMLAYGAATDLHDEYLRMSAQLIRKSLIKFVECVISNFGDEYLRKPNEEDLARLLHIGEQRGFPGMLGCMPWDWKNCPTSWAGQYAGRSGSPTIILEAVASKDLWIRHVFFGTPGSRNDISMLDQSPVFDDILEGRAPKVNYIVNGHEKKYGILSH from the coding sequence ATGTCATCAAGTTTTAATTTTGAAGCTTTCAATCTTCTTGAAGACAATGAATGGGAAGAAAAAATTGTTGAACAAAATCAGCAATTCGATCAACTAATCGAGGATATAGCTATTTGGCCAACAACCTTGCCTTCACCACCTGCAACCCAGACGGCGAGAGCTAAAAGGAGATACATTGAAAGGAAACGCGAAGAGGGTCATGATACTATTTTCGAGCAGTACTTTGCTAAAGATCCAATCTATCCTCCAGATTTTTTTCGAACAAGGTATCGCATGCGAAAACCTTTGTtcgaaaaaataatgaataagcTCATCGACACTGACAACTTTTTGGTGCAAAAACGTGATGCTACTGGTCGACTTGGTATGTCTGCAATTCAGAAATGCACAGCAGCGATGAGGATGTTGGCCTACGGGGCAGCGACCGACTTGCACGATGAATATTTGAGAATGAGCGCACAACTCATTCGCAAATCTCTTATCAAGTTCGTTGAATGTGTAATTTCTAACTTCGGCGATGAGTACTTGCGAAAGCCCAACGAAGAAGACTTAGCAAGACTTCTGCATATTGGAGAACAACGTGGGTTTCCAGGCATGTTGGGTTGCATGCCTTGGGACTGGAAGAATTGTCCCACTTCATGGGCTGGACAATATGCCGGAAGAAGCGGGAGTCCGACAATCATCTTGGAAGCAGTAGCATCTAAAGATCTGTGGATAAGGCATGTTTTTTTTGGAACTCCAGGTTCGAGAAATGATATTAGCATGCTTGATCAATCTCCTGTTTTTGATGATATTTTGGAAGGTCGAGCACCGAAGGTCAATTACATAGTAAATGGCCACGAAAAAAAATATGGGATATTATCTCACTGA
- the LOC121805499 gene encoding WD repeat-containing protein VIP3-like, translated as MKLAPLNTVQNAHDDSIWAAAWVPPTDDSGLLLLTGSLDETVRLWNPNGPDKLQTNTGHCLGVVSVAAHPSGRIAASASIDSFIRVFDVATNNTIATLEAPPSEVWQLQFNPQGTTLAAAGGGSASVKLWDTAEWKLIATLEAPRPEGLKPSERSGSKKFALSVAWSPDGRQVASGAMDGTISVFDVPRAKFLHHLEGHCMPVRSLVYSSAPLDSRVLFSASDDGHVHVYDAERKTLITSLSGHSSWVLSVDVSPDGAAIATGSSDKSIRLWDLKMRAATQILTSHTDQVWAVAFGPTLQTDVRSCLLASVSDDKSVSFYKYS; from the exons ATGAAACTAGCTCCGTTGAACACCGTGCAGAATGCCCACGACGATTCCATCTGGGCGGCGGCCTGGGTGCCGCCCACCGACGATTCCGGGCTGCTGCTGCTGACGGGCTCTCTTGACGAGACTGTCAGGCTGTGGAACCCCAATGGCCCCGACAAGTTGCAGACCAACACCGGACATTGTCTCGGCGTCGTCTCCGTCGCCGCCCACCCATCCGGCCGGATCGCCGCTTCCGCCTCCATCGACAGCTTCATTCGAGTCTTTGATGTCGCCACCAACAATACCATCGCCACCCTCGAGGCTCCGCCCTCTGAAGTCTGGCAATTGCAATTCAATCCCCAG GGTACAACACTAGCAGCAGCTGGAGGTGGTAGTGCATCAGTGAAACTGTGGGATACTGCAGAATGGAAGCTGATTGCCACACTAGAAGCTCCTCGACCCGAAGGATTGAAGCCATCAGAGAGAAGTGGGAGCAAGAAGTTTGCCCTGTCCGTAGCATGGAGCCCCGATGGTAGACAAGTTGCATCTGGTGCAATGGATGGAACCATCTCTGTCTTTGACGTGCCCCGTGCCAAATTCTTGCACCACTTGGAAGGCCACTGCATGCCCGTCAGAAGTCTTGTGTACTCATCAGCTCCTCTTGATTCAAGAGTGCTCTTCTCTGCTTCAGACGACGGTCATGTCCATGTCTATGATGCCGAGAGGAAAACCTTGATCACATCGCTGTCAGGCCACTCTAGCTGGGTGCTGAGTGTGGATGTATCCCCAGACGGAGCAGCAATAGCAACAGGCTCAAGTGACAAAAGCATTCGCCTATGGGATCTGAAGATGAGAGCGGCCACCCAGATACTGACTAGCCACACTGACCAGGTTTGGGCAGTGGCATTTGGACCAACGTTACAGACAGACGTAAGATCTTGCCTGCTTGCCAGTGTGTCTGATGACAAGAGCGTATCGTTCTATAAATATTCTTGA